In the Anastrepha obliqua isolate idAnaObli1 chromosome 1, idAnaObli1_1.0, whole genome shotgun sequence genome, one interval contains:
- the LOC129239538 gene encoding uridine phosphorylase 1-like isoform X2: protein MSLLGGNSHSISEEEIDEYSDGTVKLRNSNIELMDQDILYHLALGSESHDLNEMFGDVKFVCMGGTPTRMENFAHFIMSEIGYKLPAGTKLEDISAYSYRYSMYKVGPVLCVSHGMGTPSVSILLHELIKLMYHAKCQDPIFIRIGTCGGIGVEGGTVIITEEALDSHMRNAHEFTILGKTVLRPAKLDRKLARELKALASEDDPYDTIIGKTLCTNDFYEGQGRLDGAFCEFTEADKMEYLEMLSSKGVVNIEMESTIFAALTYHAGIKAAVVCVALLNRLNGDQVNAPKEVMHEWQNRPQTLISRYICKVLAQKGQLKSLCRGSIKSPRRFKLVQQESQAHE from the exons ATATTCCGATGGCACAGTGAAGCTGCGTAATTCCAACATAGAATTAATGGACCAAGACATACTTTATCATCTCGCTTTGGGCAGCGAAAGTCACGATTTGAATGAAATGTTCGGTGATGTTAAA tTCGTTTGCATGGGCGGAACACCAACGCGCATGGAAAACTTTGCACATTTCATAATGTCGGAAATAGGTTACAAATTGCCCGCCGGTACAAAACTGGAAGATATCAGCGCCTATTCATATCGATACTCAATGTACAAAGTAGGTCCGGTGCTTTGCGTTAGTCACGGCATGGGAACACCCTCTGTCAGCATATTGTTGCATGAACTAATCAAACTCATGTACCATGCCAAGTGTCAAGATCCCATATTTATACGCATTGGCACTTGTGGTGGTATCGGAGTTGAGGGGGGCACTGTTATCATCACCGAAGAAGCGCTCGACAGCCATATGCGGAATGCGCATGAATTT ACGATCTTGGGTAAAACCGTATTACGACCTGCCAAATTGGATAGAAAACTGGCACGTGAACTGAAGGCACTTGCCAGTGAAGATGATCCATATGACACGATTATCGGCAAGACGCTGTGCACAAATGACTTCTATGAAG gtcaAGGTCGTCTGGATGGCGCATTCTGTGAGTTCACCGAAGCCGATAAAATGGAGTATTTGGAAATGCTAAGCAGCAAAGGTGTTGTCAACATCGAAATGGAGAGCACCATTTTTGCCGCACTTACATATCACGCCGGCATCAAGGCGGCGGTGGTGTGTGTTGCGCTTCTAAATCGTTTGAATGGCGATCAG gtcAACGCACCCAAAGAGGTGATGCACGAATGGCAAAACCGACCGCAAACACTCATTTCGCGCTACATCTGTAAAGTGCTAGCACAAAAGGGTCAGCTGAAATCGCTCTGCCGAGGCTCAATTAAATCACCCAGGCGCTTCAAGTTGGTACAGCAGGAATCACAGGCGCACGAATAA
- the LOC129239538 gene encoding uridine phosphorylase 1-like isoform X1, which yields MPPTGLIAVNSKDCQHCNDDYEDSEYEFHASVCVWTRYSDGTVKLRNSNIELMDQDILYHLALGSESHDLNEMFGDVKFVCMGGTPTRMENFAHFIMSEIGYKLPAGTKLEDISAYSYRYSMYKVGPVLCVSHGMGTPSVSILLHELIKLMYHAKCQDPIFIRIGTCGGIGVEGGTVIITEEALDSHMRNAHEFTILGKTVLRPAKLDRKLARELKALASEDDPYDTIIGKTLCTNDFYEGQGRLDGAFCEFTEADKMEYLEMLSSKGVVNIEMESTIFAALTYHAGIKAAVVCVALLNRLNGDQVNAPKEVMHEWQNRPQTLISRYICKVLAQKGQLKSLCRGSIKSPRRFKLVQQESQAHE from the exons ATATTCCGATGGCACAGTGAAGCTGCGTAATTCCAACATAGAATTAATGGACCAAGACATACTTTATCATCTCGCTTTGGGCAGCGAAAGTCACGATTTGAATGAAATGTTCGGTGATGTTAAA tTCGTTTGCATGGGCGGAACACCAACGCGCATGGAAAACTTTGCACATTTCATAATGTCGGAAATAGGTTACAAATTGCCCGCCGGTACAAAACTGGAAGATATCAGCGCCTATTCATATCGATACTCAATGTACAAAGTAGGTCCGGTGCTTTGCGTTAGTCACGGCATGGGAACACCCTCTGTCAGCATATTGTTGCATGAACTAATCAAACTCATGTACCATGCCAAGTGTCAAGATCCCATATTTATACGCATTGGCACTTGTGGTGGTATCGGAGTTGAGGGGGGCACTGTTATCATCACCGAAGAAGCGCTCGACAGCCATATGCGGAATGCGCATGAATTT ACGATCTTGGGTAAAACCGTATTACGACCTGCCAAATTGGATAGAAAACTGGCACGTGAACTGAAGGCACTTGCCAGTGAAGATGATCCATATGACACGATTATCGGCAAGACGCTGTGCACAAATGACTTCTATGAAG gtcaAGGTCGTCTGGATGGCGCATTCTGTGAGTTCACCGAAGCCGATAAAATGGAGTATTTGGAAATGCTAAGCAGCAAAGGTGTTGTCAACATCGAAATGGAGAGCACCATTTTTGCCGCACTTACATATCACGCCGGCATCAAGGCGGCGGTGGTGTGTGTTGCGCTTCTAAATCGTTTGAATGGCGATCAG gtcAACGCACCCAAAGAGGTGATGCACGAATGGCAAAACCGACCGCAAACACTCATTTCGCGCTACATCTGTAAAGTGCTAGCACAAAAGGGTCAGCTGAAATCGCTCTGCCGAGGCTCAATTAAATCACCCAGGCGCTTCAAGTTGGTACAGCAGGAATCACAGGCGCACGAATAA